A genome region from Streptomyces sp. NBC_01296 includes the following:
- a CDS encoding phosphoribosylaminoimidazolesuccinocarboxamide synthase, with protein sequence MSGFVEKPEPVQVPGLVHLHTGKVRDLYRDGDGNLVMVASDRMSAYDWVLPTEIPDKGRVLTQLSLWWFDQLADLVPNHVIGTELPEGAPADWAGRTLICKSLLMVPVECVARGYLTGSGLAEYEQTRTVCGLALPEGLVDGSELPAPIFTPAAKAEVGEHDENVSYEEVARTTGAETAALLRQTTLAVYGRARDIARERGIILADTKFEFGFDADGTLVAGDEVLTPDSSRFWPADQWEPGRTQASFDKQFVRNWLSSPASGWDRKGELPPPALPQEVVQQTSAKYIEAYERLTGLTWA encoded by the coding sequence GTGTCCGGATTCGTCGAAAAGCCCGAGCCGGTTCAGGTGCCCGGCCTCGTCCACCTCCACACCGGCAAGGTGCGCGACCTCTACCGCGACGGCGACGGCAACCTCGTCATGGTCGCCAGCGACCGGATGTCCGCGTACGACTGGGTGCTCCCCACCGAGATCCCGGACAAGGGCCGCGTCCTGACCCAGCTCTCCCTCTGGTGGTTCGACCAGCTCGCGGACCTCGTCCCGAACCACGTGATCGGCACCGAGCTGCCCGAGGGCGCCCCCGCCGACTGGGCCGGCCGCACGCTGATCTGCAAGAGCCTGCTGATGGTCCCGGTCGAGTGCGTGGCCCGCGGCTACCTCACCGGCTCCGGCCTCGCCGAGTACGAGCAGACCCGTACGGTCTGCGGACTGGCCCTCCCCGAGGGGCTCGTGGACGGCTCCGAGCTGCCCGCCCCGATCTTCACCCCGGCCGCCAAGGCCGAGGTCGGCGAGCACGACGAGAACGTCTCGTACGAGGAGGTCGCGCGCACCACCGGCGCCGAGACGGCGGCGCTGCTGCGCCAGACCACCCTCGCCGTGTACGGCCGGGCCCGGGACATCGCCCGCGAGCGCGGGATCATCCTGGCCGACACCAAGTTCGAGTTCGGCTTCGACGCGGACGGCACCCTCGTCGCCGGCGACGAGGTGCTGACCCCGGACTCCTCCCGCTTCTGGCCGGCCGACCAGTGGGAGCCGGGCCGCACGCAGGCTTCCTTCGACAAGCAGTTCGTCCGCAACTGGCTGTCCTCCCCGGCGTCCGGCTGGGACCGGAAGGGCGAACTCCCGCCGCCGGCCCTCCCGCAGGAGGTCGTCCAGCAGACCAGCGCCAAGTACATCGAGGCGTACGAGCGGCTCACCGGCCTCACCTGGGCCTGA
- the purL gene encoding phosphoribosylformylglycinamidine synthase subunit PurL codes for MSLDTVKNATETPDASQPWKELGLKEDEYARIREILGRRPTGAELAMYSVMWSEHCSYKSSKVHLKQFGEKVPQNDAMLVGIGENAGVVDVGQGYAVTFKVESHNHPSYIEPYQGAATGIGGIVRDILAMGARPVAVVDPLRFGAADHPDTKRVLPGVVAGIGGYGNCLGLPNIGGEVVFDACYQGNPLVNAGCIGVMKHEDIHLAKASGPGNKVILYGARTGGDGIGGVSVLASETFDDTKPTKRPAVQVGDPFQEKLLIECTLEIFKEKLVAGIQDLGGAGLSCATSELASAGSGGMRVELDTVPLRDATLSPEEILMSESQERMCAIVEPQYVDRFMEICEKWDVIATVIGEVTDGERLEIFWHGEQIVDVPPGTVAHEGPVYNRPYARPSWQDALQADDAGKLPRPQTSEELRAQVLALVSSPNQASKSWVTDQYDRFVQGNTVLSQPEDAGMVRIDEESNLGVAMATDGNGRFAKLDPYTGAQLALAEAYRNVAATGAKPLAISDCLNFGSPEDPGVMWQFAEATRGLADGCLELGTPVTGGNVSLYNQTGDVAIHPTPVVAVLGVIDDVNRRTPMAFAEAGQLLYLLGDTAEEFGGSAWSQVVHDHLGGMPPKVDLGREKLLGEILISASRDGMVDAAHDLSDGGVIQALTESCLRGGNGARVVVPEGLDAFTFLFSESAGRAIVAVPRSEELRFTDMCGARGLPATRIGVVDGEEIEIQGEFTIPLAELRTAHEATIPALLA; via the coding sequence ATGAGCCTCGACACGGTCAAGAACGCCACCGAAACCCCGGACGCCTCCCAGCCCTGGAAGGAACTCGGCCTCAAGGAGGACGAGTACGCCCGCATCCGGGAGATCCTCGGCCGCCGCCCCACGGGCGCCGAGCTCGCCATGTACTCCGTCATGTGGTCCGAGCACTGCTCGTACAAGAGCAGCAAGGTCCACCTGAAGCAGTTCGGCGAGAAGGTCCCCCAGAACGACGCCATGCTCGTCGGCATCGGCGAGAACGCCGGCGTCGTCGACGTCGGCCAGGGCTACGCGGTCACCTTCAAGGTCGAGTCGCACAACCACCCGTCGTACATCGAGCCCTACCAGGGCGCGGCCACCGGCATCGGCGGCATCGTGCGCGACATCCTCGCCATGGGCGCCCGCCCCGTCGCGGTCGTGGACCCGCTGCGCTTCGGCGCGGCCGACCACCCCGACACCAAGCGCGTCCTGCCGGGCGTGGTCGCGGGCATCGGCGGCTACGGCAACTGCCTCGGCCTGCCCAACATCGGCGGCGAGGTCGTCTTCGACGCCTGCTACCAGGGCAACCCGCTGGTCAACGCCGGCTGCATCGGCGTGATGAAGCACGAGGACATCCACCTCGCCAAGGCCTCCGGCCCCGGCAACAAGGTCATCCTCTACGGCGCCCGCACCGGCGGCGACGGCATCGGCGGCGTCTCGGTCCTCGCGTCCGAGACCTTCGACGACACGAAGCCCACCAAGCGTCCCGCGGTGCAGGTCGGCGACCCCTTCCAGGAGAAGCTCCTCATCGAGTGCACCCTGGAGATCTTCAAGGAGAAGCTCGTCGCGGGCATCCAGGACCTCGGCGGCGCCGGGCTCTCCTGCGCCACGTCCGAGCTGGCCTCCGCCGGTTCCGGCGGCATGCGCGTGGAGCTGGACACCGTCCCGCTGCGCGACGCGACGCTCTCGCCCGAGGAAATCCTCATGAGCGAGTCGCAGGAGCGCATGTGCGCGATCGTCGAGCCGCAGTACGTCGACCGCTTCATGGAGATCTGCGAGAAGTGGGACGTCATCGCCACCGTCATCGGTGAGGTGACCGACGGCGAGCGCCTGGAGATCTTCTGGCACGGCGAGCAGATCGTGGATGTGCCCCCAGGCACCGTCGCCCACGAGGGCCCCGTCTACAACCGCCCCTACGCGCGCCCCTCCTGGCAGGACGCGCTCCAGGCGGACGACGCCGGCAAGCTCCCGCGCCCGCAGACCTCCGAGGAGCTGCGCGCGCAGGTCCTCGCGCTGGTCTCCTCCCCGAACCAGGCCTCGAAGTCCTGGGTCACGGACCAGTACGACCGCTTCGTGCAGGGCAACACGGTGCTCTCGCAGCCCGAGGACGCCGGCATGGTCCGCATCGACGAGGAGTCCAACCTCGGCGTGGCCATGGCGACGGACGGCAACGGCCGCTTCGCGAAGCTCGACCCGTACACGGGCGCGCAGCTCGCGCTGGCGGAGGCGTACCGCAACGTCGCCGCGACCGGTGCCAAGCCGCTCGCCATCTCCGACTGCCTGAACTTCGGTTCCCCCGAGGACCCGGGCGTCATGTGGCAGTTCGCCGAGGCCACCCGCGGTCTCGCGGACGGCTGCCTGGAGCTGGGCACCCCGGTGACCGGCGGCAACGTGTCGCTGTACAACCAGACCGGTGACGTCGCGATCCACCCGACCCCGGTCGTGGCGGTCCTCGGCGTGATCGACGACGTCAACCGCCGTACGCCGATGGCGTTCGCGGAGGCCGGCCAGCTGCTGTACCTGCTGGGCGACACGGCCGAGGAGTTCGGCGGCTCGGCCTGGTCCCAGGTCGTCCACGACCACCTCGGCGGCATGCCGCCCAAGGTGGACCTGGGCCGCGAGAAGCTGCTCGGCGAGATCCTGATCTCGGCGTCCCGCGACGGCATGGTCGACGCGGCGCACGACCTGTCCGACGGCGGCGTCATCCAGGCGCTCACCGAGTCCTGCCTGCGCGGCGGCAACGGTGCGCGGGTCGTGGTGCCGGAGGGTCTGGACGCGTTCACCTTCCTGTTCTCCGAGTCTGCCGGCCGGGCCATCGTGGCCGTCCCGCGCAGCGAGGAGCTCCGCTTCACCGACATGTGCGGTGCGCGGGGCCTGCCCGCCACCCGCATCGGCGTGGTGGACGGCGAGGAGATCGAGATCCAGGGCGAGTTCACGATCCCGCTCGCGGAACTGCGTACCGCGCACGAGGCGACGATCCCGGCCCTGCTGGCCTGA
- a CDS encoding maleylpyruvate isomerase family mycothiol-dependent enzyme, whose amino-acid sequence MAPKIRKYDAARVRTAVTAQFGHVAEAVRGLTDEQLARPSGLGDWTVADLAAHIAWIADSLASGLARPPAAVPELTAVEWPFATASLAGKIAEAAKETLEGAPLPELYERAGARMAEALAENPGSRVLDLWIGDMTLADFLVTRTVELVVHTDDLARAAGVDIPIERQALAACTRLLADALALKAPGASVEVRIPPFAVVQCIEGPRHTRGTPPNVVETDPLTWIRLATGRTDWAAAVEGAQVRASGERADLAALLPVMR is encoded by the coding sequence ATGGCACCCAAGATCCGTAAGTACGACGCCGCCAGGGTCCGTACGGCCGTCACCGCGCAGTTCGGGCATGTGGCCGAGGCCGTACGGGGGTTGACCGACGAGCAGCTCGCGCGGCCCAGTGGCCTCGGGGACTGGACCGTCGCCGATCTCGCCGCGCACATCGCGTGGATCGCGGACTCACTCGCGAGCGGACTGGCCCGGCCCCCCGCCGCCGTGCCGGAGCTGACGGCCGTCGAATGGCCCTTCGCCACCGCCTCCCTCGCCGGGAAGATCGCCGAAGCGGCCAAGGAGACCCTCGAGGGCGCCCCGCTGCCCGAGCTCTACGAGCGGGCCGGCGCCCGCATGGCCGAGGCGCTGGCCGAGAACCCCGGCAGCCGGGTGCTCGACCTGTGGATCGGGGACATGACCCTGGCCGACTTCCTCGTCACCCGGACCGTGGAACTCGTGGTCCACACCGACGACCTGGCCCGGGCCGCCGGGGTGGACATCCCGATCGAGCGGCAGGCCCTGGCCGCCTGCACCCGGCTGCTCGCCGACGCCCTCGCGCTCAAGGCCCCGGGCGCCTCGGTCGAGGTGCGGATCCCGCCCTTCGCGGTGGTCCAGTGCATCGAGGGGCCCCGCCACACCCGCGGCACCCCGCCGAACGTGGTCGAGACGGACCCGCTGACCTGGATCCGGCTGGCCACCGGGCGTACGGACTGGGCCGCGGCCGTCGAGGGCGCGCAGGTCAGGGCCAGCGGGGAGCGGGCCGACCTGGCGGCGCTGCTGCCGGTGATGCGGTGA
- a CDS encoding N,N-dimethylformamidase beta subunit family domain-containing protein, translating to MGADQIRRWESGALAHAVTDPFGQGPLPWFRGSELYFDDTGQVVPWYVDPALAPGQNPRARSNGGPRTADDVHRQIKGFASTGAVAPGEAIDFHITVDPPQQFSVDVYRIGHYGGDGASKITTSPRLSGIVQPAPLTADRTVSCHHWWLSWRLQVPSYWSVGAYVAVLTTADGYRSHIPFTVRDDHPADLLLLLPDITWQAYNLYPEDGRTGASLYHAWDDEGRLLGERDAAVTVSFDRPYAGAGLPLHVGHAYDFIRWAERYGYDIAYADTRDLHAGRVDPTRYRGLVFPGHDEYWSAPMRRTVERARDHGTSLVFLSANTMYWQVELGPSPSGVEDRLLTCRKRRGPGRPSLWREIDRPEQQLLGIQYAGRVPEPAPLIVRNATHWLWDSTGAAENDELPGLVAGEADRYFPRTQLPEHQDRILLAHSPYLDSEGAKRHQETSLYRSPSGALVFASGTFAWSPALDRPGHVDERVQRATANLLDRICKRD from the coding sequence ATGGGTGCGGACCAGATCCGGCGTTGGGAATCAGGGGCGCTCGCGCACGCGGTGACCGATCCCTTCGGCCAGGGGCCGCTGCCGTGGTTCCGGGGCAGCGAGCTGTACTTCGACGACACCGGGCAGGTCGTGCCCTGGTACGTGGACCCGGCCCTGGCCCCCGGCCAGAACCCCCGCGCCCGCAGCAACGGCGGCCCGCGGACCGCCGACGACGTGCACCGGCAGATCAAGGGCTTCGCCTCCACCGGGGCCGTCGCGCCCGGCGAGGCCATCGACTTCCACATCACCGTGGACCCGCCCCAGCAGTTCTCCGTCGACGTCTACCGCATCGGCCACTACGGCGGCGACGGCGCCTCCAAGATCACCACCAGCCCCCGGCTCTCGGGCATCGTCCAGCCGGCCCCCCTCACCGCCGACCGCACCGTCTCCTGCCACCACTGGTGGCTCTCCTGGCGGCTCCAGGTCCCCTCCTACTGGAGCGTCGGCGCGTACGTCGCCGTGCTCACCACCGCCGACGGGTACCGGTCCCACATCCCCTTCACCGTCCGCGACGACCACCCCGCCGATCTGCTCCTGCTGCTGCCCGACATCACCTGGCAGGCCTACAACCTCTACCCCGAGGACGGGCGGACCGGCGCGAGCCTCTACCACGCCTGGGACGACGAGGGCCGGCTGCTCGGCGAGCGGGACGCGGCCGTCACCGTCTCCTTCGACCGGCCCTACGCCGGCGCCGGCCTGCCCCTGCACGTGGGCCACGCCTACGACTTCATCCGCTGGGCCGAGCGCTACGGCTACGACATCGCCTACGCCGACACCCGTGATCTGCACGCCGGCCGCGTCGACCCCACCCGCTACCGCGGCCTGGTCTTCCCCGGCCACGACGAGTACTGGTCGGCCCCCATGCGCCGCACCGTCGAGCGCGCCCGCGACCACGGCACCTCGCTCGTCTTCCTCTCCGCCAACACCATGTACTGGCAGGTCGAGCTGGGCCCCTCCCCCTCCGGGGTCGAGGACCGGCTGCTCACCTGCCGAAAACGCCGCGGCCCCGGCCGCCCCAGCCTCTGGCGCGAGATCGACCGCCCGGAGCAGCAGCTGCTCGGCATCCAGTACGCAGGGCGGGTCCCCGAGCCCGCGCCCCTGATCGTGCGCAATGCCACGCACTGGCTCTGGGACTCCACCGGCGCCGCCGAGAACGACGAGCTCCCCGGCCTCGTCGCAGGCGAGGCCGACCGCTACTTCCCGCGCACCCAGCTCCCCGAGCACCAGGATCGCATCCTGCTCGCGCACTCCCCGTACCTCGACAGCGAGGGCGCGAAGCGCCACCAGGAGACCTCCTTGTACCGGTCCCCGAGCGGCGCGCTGGTCTTCGCGTCGGGCACGTTCGCCTGGTCCCCGGCCCTCGACCGCCCCGGCCATGTCGACGAACGGGTCCAGCGGGCCACCGCCAACCTCCTCGACCGGATCTGCAAGCGGGACTGA
- the purS gene encoding phosphoribosylformylglycinamidine synthase subunit PurS, which translates to MPVARVVVDVMLKPEILDPQGQAVQRALPRLGFEGIADVRQGKRFELEVEGPVDQAALDRIHKMAETFLANTVIEDFTVKVEA; encoded by the coding sequence GTGCCAGTGGCACGCGTCGTAGTCGACGTCATGCTCAAGCCGGAGATCCTCGACCCTCAGGGCCAGGCGGTGCAGCGTGCACTGCCGCGCCTTGGCTTCGAGGGGATCGCCGACGTCCGCCAGGGGAAGCGCTTCGAGCTCGAGGTGGAGGGACCGGTCGACCAGGCCGCCCTCGACCGCATCCACAAGATGGCCGAAACGTTCCTCGCCAACACCGTCATCGAAGACTTCACCGTGAAGGTCGAGGCCTGA
- a CDS encoding histone-like nucleoid-structuring protein Lsr2: protein MAQRVVVTISDDIDGGEAAETVTFGLDGKSYEIDLNLANAEKLRKSLEPFVAAGRRQARSGKTYKHTSLAPDPAVVRAWARSNDLDVPPRGRIPKRVYAAYNEAH, encoded by the coding sequence GTGGCGCAGCGCGTAGTAGTCACGATCTCCGACGACATCGACGGCGGAGAAGCGGCGGAAACGGTCACGTTCGGCCTGGACGGTAAGTCGTACGAGATCGACCTCAATCTGGCCAACGCAGAGAAACTGCGGAAGAGCCTCGAGCCCTTCGTGGCCGCCGGCCGCCGCCAGGCCCGCTCCGGGAAGACGTACAAGCACACCTCGCTGGCCCCGGACCCGGCGGTCGTACGCGCCTGGGCCCGCTCCAACGACCTCGACGTGCCGCCGCGCGGCCGCATCCCGAAGCGGGTCTACGCGGCGTACAACGAGGCGCACTGA
- a CDS encoding sensor histidine kinase, producing MSKLTGWWKNRSSAGKVELYTRCSFHFFVLIEIMSFGLPLVGSAAVRTSSRPVAAAFFPALCAHSVLVAFLSSRALDWLVGRRARPVRLAVATAVLTAVACLAALVLRKTGHIDASAAPSLVIGMSCFATGSLVLCLKRVRRMWCVAPAATAGTAVVMVALGLPPGEVAGYAVGVLLSGLFMSLAYGFSGWLLNTVHELERARELQAQLAVAEERLRFGRDLHDVMGRNLAVIALKSELAVQLARRERPEAVDQMIEVQRIARESQREVRDVVRGYREADLTAELEGARGVLSAAGMECRVEIEAGRALRPEVQSALGWVVREATTNVLRHGDARSCVIRLTAPDEGALTLVVENDGAPEAPAGPPGSGLAGLRERLAVLDGTLEAGPVDGGRFRLRARIPGGQLRGLEVRA from the coding sequence GTGTCGAAGCTGACCGGATGGTGGAAGAACCGCAGCAGTGCGGGGAAGGTCGAGCTGTACACACGCTGCTCGTTCCACTTCTTCGTACTGATCGAGATCATGTCGTTCGGATTGCCCCTGGTCGGCTCGGCGGCGGTGCGGACGTCCTCGCGTCCCGTGGCCGCCGCGTTCTTCCCGGCACTGTGCGCGCACTCCGTGCTGGTCGCGTTCCTCTCCTCCAGGGCACTGGACTGGCTGGTCGGGCGCCGGGCGCGGCCGGTGCGGCTCGCGGTGGCCACGGCGGTCCTGACGGCCGTCGCGTGCCTCGCCGCCCTCGTCCTGCGCAAGACCGGGCACATCGACGCGTCGGCGGCCCCGTCCCTGGTGATCGGCATGAGCTGCTTCGCCACGGGATCGTTGGTGCTGTGCCTGAAGAGGGTCCGGCGCATGTGGTGCGTCGCCCCGGCCGCGACGGCCGGCACGGCCGTCGTGATGGTCGCCCTCGGCCTGCCCCCGGGCGAGGTCGCCGGCTACGCGGTCGGAGTCCTGCTGAGCGGCCTGTTCATGAGCCTGGCCTACGGGTTCTCCGGGTGGCTGCTGAACACCGTCCACGAGCTCGAGCGGGCCCGGGAGCTCCAGGCGCAGCTGGCCGTCGCCGAGGAGCGGCTGCGCTTCGGGCGGGACCTGCACGACGTGATGGGCCGCAATCTGGCGGTGATCGCGCTCAAGAGCGAGCTGGCGGTCCAGCTGGCCCGGCGTGAACGCCCGGAGGCCGTGGACCAGATGATCGAGGTCCAGCGGATCGCCCGGGAGTCGCAGCGCGAGGTACGGGACGTCGTGCGCGGCTACCGCGAGGCGGATCTGACGGCGGAGCTGGAAGGCGCCCGCGGGGTGCTCAGCGCGGCCGGGATGGAGTGCCGCGTCGAGATCGAGGCCGGCCGCGCACTGCGCCCCGAGGTGCAGTCGGCGCTGGGCTGGGTGGTCCGGGAGGCGACCACGAACGTGCTGCGGCACGGGGACGCCCGCAGCTGTGTGATCCGGCTGACGGCGCCCGACGAGGGCGCCCTGACGCTGGTGGTGGAGAACGACGGGGCCCCCGAGGCGCCGGCCGGACCGCCGGGCTCCGGGCTCGCGGGACTTCGGGAGCGGCTCGCGGTGCTGGACGGCACCTTGGAGGCGGGCCCGGTCGACGGCGGCCGGTTCCGGCTGCGGGCGCGGATCCCGGGCGGACAACTGCGAGGACTGGAGGTGCGGGCGTGA
- the purQ gene encoding phosphoribosylformylglycinamidine synthase subunit PurQ, whose product MTTRIGVVTFPGTLDDRDSLRAVRLAGAEPVSLWHRDKDLHQVDAVVLAGGFSYGDYLRAGAISRFSPVMETIIEQAKGGMPVLGICNGFQILTEAHLLPGAMLRNNHLHFICRDQKLRVENAETAWTGDYTAGQEISVPLKNMDGRYVADEHVLDELEAEGRVAFRYVDVNPNGSLRDIAGITNAAGNVVGLMPHPEHAVEPLIGTGRTDGLPFFTSVLKKLVSA is encoded by the coding sequence GTGACCACTCGCATCGGAGTCGTCACGTTCCCCGGAACGCTCGACGACCGTGACTCGCTGCGCGCCGTCCGCCTCGCGGGGGCCGAGCCCGTCTCGCTGTGGCACCGCGACAAGGACCTGCACCAGGTCGACGCGGTCGTCCTCGCGGGCGGCTTCTCCTACGGGGACTACCTGCGCGCCGGAGCCATCTCCCGGTTCTCGCCGGTGATGGAGACCATCATCGAGCAGGCCAAGGGCGGCATGCCCGTCCTGGGCATCTGCAACGGCTTCCAGATCCTCACCGAGGCCCACCTGCTGCCGGGGGCGATGCTCCGGAACAACCACCTGCACTTCATCTGCCGCGACCAGAAGCTGCGGGTGGAGAACGCGGAGACCGCGTGGACCGGCGACTACACCGCCGGCCAGGAGATCTCCGTACCGCTCAAGAACATGGACGGCCGGTACGTCGCCGACGAGCACGTGCTCGACGAGCTCGAGGCCGAAGGCCGCGTGGCCTTCCGCTACGTCGACGTGAACCCGAACGGGTCGCTCCGCGACATCGCCGGCATCACCAACGCCGCGGGCAACGTCGTCGGCCTCATGCCGCACCCCGAGCACGCGGTGGAGCCGCTGATCGGGACGGGCCGCACCGACGGCCTCCCGTTCTTCACCTCGGTCCTGAAGAAGCTGGTCTCCGCATGA
- a CDS encoding response regulator transcription factor, which translates to MSPVRVLLADDEHLIRGALAALLALEDDLLVVAEAASGPEALAMARAHRPDVAVLDLQMPGADGVSVATSLRAELPDCKTMIVTSHGRPGHLKRALAAGVRAFAPKTVSAQRLAELIRTVHAGGRYVDPELAADAISAGDSPLTAREAEVLELAGDGAPVAEIAERASLSQGTVRNYLSSAASKLGAENRHTAVRLARERGWV; encoded by the coding sequence GTGAGCCCCGTACGCGTACTGCTGGCCGATGACGAGCACCTGATCCGCGGCGCGCTCGCCGCGCTGCTGGCCCTGGAGGACGATCTGCTGGTCGTCGCGGAAGCGGCCTCGGGGCCGGAGGCCCTCGCGATGGCGCGCGCCCACCGGCCGGACGTGGCGGTGCTCGACCTGCAGATGCCGGGGGCGGACGGTGTGAGCGTGGCCACATCGCTGCGGGCCGAACTCCCCGACTGCAAGACCATGATCGTGACGAGCCACGGGCGCCCCGGGCACCTGAAGCGGGCCCTTGCGGCAGGGGTGCGGGCCTTCGCACCGAAGACCGTGTCGGCGCAGCGGCTGGCCGAGCTGATCCGGACCGTGCACGCCGGAGGGCGTTATGTGGACCCGGAGTTGGCGGCCGACGCGATCAGTGCGGGGGACTCCCCGCTGACCGCGCGCGAGGCCGAGGTGCTCGAACTCGCGGGGGACGGGGCGCCGGTCGCGGAGATCGCGGAGCGGGCCTCGCTGTCGCAGGGGACCGTGCGGAACTACCTGTCGTCGGCGGCCTCGAAGCTCGGCGCGGAGAACCGTCACACGGCAGTGCGTCTCGCACGCGAGCGAGGTTGGGTATAG